A genomic segment from Actinoplanes sichuanensis encodes:
- a CDS encoding MFS transporter produces MPGRRRLIPLACALAVDMFGSGLFLPVSLLYFTEVAGLPLATVGLLLSVAAIGSLPVPLLVGQVGHRFRPIDRVILAQVVQAVAFAGYAWADTAAGVLAVAMLAAIGQRLFWSSFFSVVAGLAEPEEDRSATDRRYALTGMIQMASMGAGTLLGGLVVAYGWYQPVVWFNAASFLLSGVLLLLAPRDRAALPAGPAVGGYREMLRDRPYLLLIAVNTIFALCSVFIGVALPVYLIEALPTPDWLVGPLLAANTVLLASGQALAVRLVRPLSRPRGLALAGLLWVVWALLYAAAIRVPGAALVPYLLVGLIFFAAADLIHAPLSNTLSAAAAPPAQRDRYLAVYQYCFAFASILAPAFFTTLYARGPAVPWLALAAVTAVATVVVHTLNRPLTAREQITHQAA; encoded by the coding sequence ATGCCCGGACGCCGACGACTGATTCCGCTCGCCTGTGCCCTCGCCGTCGACATGTTCGGCAGTGGTCTCTTCCTGCCCGTCTCGCTGCTCTATTTCACCGAGGTGGCCGGGTTACCGCTGGCCACCGTCGGTCTGCTGCTGAGCGTCGCGGCGATCGGCTCGCTGCCGGTGCCGCTGCTGGTCGGGCAGGTCGGGCACCGGTTCCGGCCGATCGACCGGGTGATCCTGGCGCAGGTGGTGCAGGCGGTGGCCTTCGCGGGGTATGCGTGGGCGGACACCGCGGCCGGAGTCCTGGCCGTGGCGATGCTCGCGGCGATCGGGCAGCGGCTGTTCTGGTCGTCGTTCTTCTCGGTGGTCGCCGGCCTGGCCGAGCCGGAGGAGGACCGGTCGGCCACCGACCGGCGCTACGCGCTCACCGGCATGATCCAGATGGCGTCGATGGGTGCCGGCACGCTGCTCGGCGGACTGGTCGTGGCGTACGGCTGGTATCAGCCGGTGGTGTGGTTCAACGCGGCGAGCTTCCTGCTCTCGGGGGTGCTTCTCCTGCTGGCGCCCCGCGACCGGGCGGCCCTGCCGGCGGGCCCGGCGGTCGGTGGTTACCGGGAGATGCTTCGCGACCGGCCCTACCTGCTGCTGATCGCGGTGAACACGATCTTCGCGCTGTGCAGCGTGTTCATCGGGGTGGCACTGCCGGTCTACCTGATCGAGGCGCTGCCCACCCCGGACTGGCTGGTCGGGCCGCTGCTCGCGGCCAACACGGTGCTGCTCGCCTCCGGGCAGGCGCTCGCGGTCCGGCTGGTCCGGCCGCTGTCCCGGCCGCGAGGGCTGGCGCTGGCCGGTCTGCTGTGGGTGGTGTGGGCGCTGCTGTACGCGGCGGCGATCCGCGTGCCGGGGGCGGCGCTGGTCCCGTACCTCCTGGTGGGGTTGATCTTCTTCGCCGCCGCCGACCTGATCCACGCGCCGCTGTCGAACACCCTCTCCGCGGCGGCCGCGCCACCCGCGCAGCGGGATCGGTATCTGGCCGTCTACCAGTACTGTTTCGCCTTCGCGAGCATCCTGGCGCCGGCGTTCTTCACCACGCTGTACGCCCGCGGCCCGGCCGTGCCATGGCTGGCCCTGGCCGCGGTGACCGCCGTCGCGACCGTGGTCGTCCACACCCTGAACAGGCCCCTGACCGCCCGGGAGCAGATCACCCACCAGGCGGCCTAG
- a CDS encoding DUF4386 domain-containing protein: protein MNVGETTRTTEELGARRLARATGLLFVVLLVFGMLTALTLDAVLVPGDATVTASNVLGSRWLFVAGLVGWVPLVCADVAVAVTFHALLKAAGPLLSPLTAAFRLVYAATLVALVPQLFTAYRLLTDSGPASEAGRAGREAQALAGLESFDVGFQFALVFFGVHLVLLGVLLRRSGHVPAVLAGLVVAAGAGYLVHNLAGLLVDLPAPLSAVLLTPSLVGEVGMMIWLLVKGVRVPTTAPAPLK, encoded by the coding sequence ATGAACGTCGGTGAAACGACCAGGACGACCGAGGAGCTCGGTGCGCGGCGGCTGGCCCGGGCGACCGGCCTGCTCTTCGTCGTGCTCCTGGTCTTCGGGATGCTGACCGCCCTGACTCTGGACGCGGTGCTCGTGCCGGGCGACGCGACGGTCACCGCGAGCAACGTGCTCGGGTCGCGGTGGCTGTTCGTCGCCGGCCTGGTCGGCTGGGTTCCCCTCGTCTGCGCCGACGTCGCGGTCGCCGTCACCTTCCACGCCCTACTGAAGGCGGCCGGTCCGCTGCTGTCACCGCTGACGGCCGCGTTCCGGCTGGTGTACGCGGCGACGCTGGTCGCCCTCGTGCCTCAACTGTTCACCGCATATCGGCTACTGACCGACTCCGGCCCGGCCTCCGAGGCCGGGCGGGCCGGGCGCGAGGCACAGGCGCTCGCCGGGCTGGAGAGCTTCGACGTCGGCTTTCAGTTCGCTCTCGTCTTCTTCGGTGTCCACCTCGTCCTGCTCGGAGTCCTGTTGCGCCGGTCCGGCCACGTGCCCGCCGTCCTGGCCGGGCTGGTCGTCGCGGCCGGCGCCGGATACCTCGTCCACAACCTCGCCGGGCTCCTCGTCGACCTCCCGGCGCCGCTGAGCGCCGTCCTGCTCACACCGTCGCTCGTCGGCGAGGTCGGCATGATGATCTGGTTGCTGGTCAAAGGCGTCCGGGTCCCCACCACCGCACCCGCTCCGCTGAAATAA
- a CDS encoding winged helix-turn-helix transcriptional regulator — MSPVLPLPVTTASRESCEATDVLRLVGEKWTVLVLVILRDGGPSGFNRLDRTVEGLSRRILTRTLRGLEQDGLVSRQITASHVEYAITDLGRSLLPLILAVGEWAVAHAPSIAAARAAYRGDPPA; from the coding sequence ATGTCACCGGTCCTACCGCTGCCCGTCACCACCGCCTCGCGGGAGTCGTGCGAGGCGACCGACGTGCTGCGCCTCGTCGGCGAGAAATGGACCGTCCTGGTCCTGGTCATCCTGCGGGACGGCGGCCCGTCCGGCTTCAATCGCCTCGATCGTACGGTCGAGGGGCTCAGCCGGCGCATCCTCACCCGCACGCTGCGCGGCCTGGAGCAGGACGGCCTGGTCAGCCGTCAGATCACCGCGTCCCACGTGGAGTACGCGATCACCGACCTGGGCCGGTCGCTGCTGCCGCTGATCCTCGCGGTCGGTGAGTGGGCGGTCGCCCACGCCCCGTCGATCGCGGCCGCCCGAGCCGCCTACCGTGGCGACCCGCCCGCTTGA
- a CDS encoding SDR family oxidoreductase gives MKRILVTGSTGTLGRPVAELLTSLGHDVRGLSRRPGAAYQGDLVSGAGLDAALDGVDTVVHCASDTRRQGKTDLAATRNLLDAAARAGHPHVVFVSIVGVDRIPYPYYRIKLEAEGLIGAYGGTTLRATQFHDFVLAGARIFAKLPLVLAPDVKVQPIATHDVAVRIAELVDQPVAGRVDDLGGPEVLYVPDLFRSYLERIGRHRRVVPVRLPGAAFRAFHDGEHLTPAHRSGGERWSGFLGGTAVER, from the coding sequence ATGAAGCGCATCCTCGTCACCGGTTCGACCGGCACCCTCGGCCGCCCGGTGGCCGAACTCCTCACCTCGCTCGGCCACGACGTCCGGGGCCTGAGCCGCCGTCCCGGTGCCGCCTACCAGGGCGATCTCGTCTCCGGGGCGGGGCTCGACGCGGCCCTCGACGGCGTCGACACGGTCGTGCACTGCGCCAGCGACACCCGCCGGCAGGGAAAGACCGACCTCGCGGCCACCCGCAATCTGCTGGACGCCGCCGCCCGGGCCGGGCACCCGCACGTCGTCTTCGTCTCGATCGTCGGCGTCGACCGGATCCCGTACCCGTACTACCGGATCAAGCTGGAAGCCGAGGGACTGATCGGCGCCTACGGCGGAACGACCCTGCGGGCCACCCAGTTCCACGACTTCGTGCTGGCCGGCGCCCGCATCTTCGCCAAACTGCCGCTGGTGCTCGCGCCGGACGTCAAGGTCCAGCCGATCGCCACCCACGACGTCGCCGTGCGCATCGCGGAACTCGTCGACCAGCCGGTCGCCGGGCGCGTCGACGACCTCGGCGGTCCCGAGGTGCTCTACGTCCCCGACCTGTTCCGCTCCTACCTGGAACGGATCGGCAGACACCGCCGGGTGGTCCCGGTACGCCTGCCGGGCGCCGCCTTCCGCGCCTTCCACGACGGCGAACACCTCACCCCGGCGCATCGGTCCGGCGGCGAGCGGTGGTCCGGCTTCCTCGGCGGTACGGCCGTCGAGCGCTGA
- a CDS encoding MFS transporter: MFTIVRPETVRAATTATYVAFIGSGFAFASWASRIPQVRDQLGLDPAALGLVLLAIAAGSLLALPLSGPVVTRIGSSRTVMAMALLLGVGLTIAALGSLVGVVPVVVGLFLLGFANGAWDVGMNVQGTVVERHLGRSIMSRFHAGFSLGTVAGALLGAGMVALHVPVAAHLTGVTVLVVAAVVWQARHFVADHDETSHDASEPTPKISALTAWKEPRTLLIGVFVLAFAFTEGVGNDWISIAAIDGHHVSPALGTLAFAGFLTAMTIGRWYGPAILDRHGRTPVIRVLALIGTAGVALFVFAPNPILAYAGALLWGLGASLGFPVGMSAGGDDPTRAAARVSVIASIGYCAFLAGPPVIGFLGDRITVLRALILVAALLGLAALIATAVRPLPVQEPAVKVPHE, translated from the coding sequence ATGTTCACAATCGTACGGCCGGAGACGGTCCGGGCGGCCACCACGGCCACCTATGTCGCCTTCATCGGTTCCGGCTTCGCGTTCGCCAGCTGGGCCTCCCGCATCCCGCAGGTCCGCGACCAGCTGGGTCTCGACCCGGCCGCCCTCGGCCTGGTGCTGCTCGCCATCGCCGCCGGGTCCCTGCTCGCGCTCCCGCTCTCCGGCCCGGTCGTCACCCGGATCGGCTCGTCGCGCACCGTCATGGCGATGGCCCTGCTGCTCGGCGTCGGCCTGACCATCGCGGCCCTCGGCTCCCTGGTCGGCGTGGTCCCGGTGGTGGTCGGGCTGTTCCTGCTCGGGTTCGCCAACGGCGCCTGGGACGTCGGCATGAACGTCCAGGGCACCGTCGTCGAGCGCCATCTCGGCCGGTCGATCATGTCCCGCTTCCACGCCGGCTTCAGCCTCGGGACCGTCGCGGGCGCTCTCCTCGGCGCCGGGATGGTCGCCCTGCACGTGCCGGTCGCCGCCCACCTCACCGGCGTGACCGTGCTGGTCGTGGCGGCCGTCGTGTGGCAGGCCCGGCACTTCGTCGCCGACCACGACGAGACCTCGCACGACGCGTCCGAGCCGACACCGAAGATCAGCGCCCTCACCGCCTGGAAGGAACCGCGCACCCTGCTGATCGGCGTGTTCGTACTGGCCTTCGCGTTCACCGAGGGCGTCGGCAACGACTGGATCAGCATCGCCGCCATCGACGGCCATCACGTCTCCCCGGCGCTCGGCACCCTCGCCTTCGCCGGATTCCTCACCGCGATGACCATCGGACGCTGGTACGGCCCGGCGATCCTGGACCGCCACGGCCGTACCCCGGTGATCCGTGTCCTGGCCCTGATCGGCACCGCCGGGGTGGCCCTGTTCGTCTTCGCCCCGAACCCGATCCTCGCCTACGCGGGCGCCCTGCTCTGGGGCCTGGGCGCCTCCCTCGGCTTCCCGGTCGGCATGAGTGCCGGCGGCGACGACCCGACCCGAGCCGCCGCCCGGGTCAGCGTGATCGCCTCGATCGGCTACTGCGCGTTCCTGGCCGGCCCGCCGGTGATCGGATTCCTCGGCGACCGGATCACCGTCCTGCGAGCGTTGATCCTGGTGGCGGCCCTGCTCGGCCTGGCCGCCCTGATCGCCACCGCGGTCCGCCCCCTCCCGGTCCAGGAACCCGCCGTCAAGGTCCCGCACGAGTAG
- a CDS encoding TetR/AcrR family transcriptional regulator C-terminal domain-containing protein — MIAAAVQLADEDGLATPAMRKIATALGVEAMSLYNHVSNKDDILDGMVDLVFTELELPVPGESWQDATRRHAASLRAALTRHPWATGVLQSRPAPGPGNRRHNDAVLGVFRRAGFPLVLTAHAVSVIDSYVYGFALQSTNMPIATPEEVAEVADGILRDLDAEQYPHLTEMIVDHALQPGYAYGDEFDYGLDLIINGLERALTADRDPGGG, encoded by the coding sequence GTGATCGCGGCCGCCGTCCAGCTGGCCGATGAGGACGGCCTGGCCACACCGGCCATGCGCAAGATCGCCACCGCGCTGGGCGTCGAGGCGATGTCGCTGTACAACCACGTGTCGAACAAGGACGACATCCTCGACGGCATGGTCGATCTGGTCTTCACCGAACTCGAACTACCCGTTCCAGGAGAGAGCTGGCAGGACGCCACCCGACGGCACGCCGCCTCACTTCGCGCCGCGCTCACCCGCCACCCCTGGGCGACCGGTGTCCTCCAGTCCCGGCCGGCCCCGGGTCCGGGCAACCGGCGACACAACGACGCCGTGCTCGGCGTGTTCCGGCGGGCCGGCTTCCCGCTCGTGCTCACCGCACACGCCGTCTCGGTGATCGACAGTTACGTGTACGGTTTCGCGCTCCAGTCGACGAACATGCCGATCGCGACCCCCGAGGAGGTGGCGGAGGTGGCCGACGGGATCCTGCGAGACCTGGACGCCGAGCAGTACCCGCACCTCACCGAGATGATCGTCGACCACGCGCTACAGCCCGGGTACGCCTACGGTGACGAGTTCGACTACGGCCTCGACCTGATCATCAACGGCCTGGAGCGCGCTCTGACCGCAGACCGAGACCCCGGCGGCGGCTGA
- a CDS encoding DeoR/GlpR family DNA-binding transcription regulator, protein MTLTDRHRKILDAVKQDGTLTVRELARLTATSEMTIRRDLEQLAERGMITRYRGGARSLTLRGEEPPFMLRAQDGQETKRRMAAAAAGMLADGEALVLDSGTSCVEVAKLLPGRRLTVMPMSLHSVDVLIGVHGVRLLLPGGEPRPHELALTGPLALASLASLRFDTAIIGCCGLTADGMTAYDLEDAAIKRAVIASAHRVIALADPSKLTRTALAYVAPVSAIDLVITTDDAPEEHTDALTTAGTIVHRV, encoded by the coding sequence ATGACTCTCACCGACCGCCACCGGAAGATCCTCGACGCGGTCAAACAGGACGGAACGCTCACCGTCCGGGAACTGGCCCGGCTGACCGCCACCTCGGAGATGACCATCCGCCGTGACCTGGAGCAACTCGCCGAGCGCGGCATGATCACGCGCTATCGCGGCGGAGCCCGCAGTCTGACGCTGCGAGGCGAGGAGCCACCGTTCATGCTACGCGCGCAGGACGGTCAGGAGACGAAACGCCGGATGGCCGCGGCCGCGGCCGGCATGCTCGCCGACGGCGAGGCGCTCGTCCTGGACAGCGGCACCTCCTGTGTCGAGGTGGCCAAGCTGCTGCCCGGGCGACGGCTCACCGTGATGCCGATGTCGCTGCACTCGGTCGACGTGCTGATCGGCGTGCACGGGGTGCGACTGCTGCTGCCCGGCGGCGAGCCACGCCCGCACGAGCTGGCGCTGACCGGTCCGCTCGCGCTGGCGTCGCTGGCGTCGCTGCGGTTCGACACCGCGATCATCGGCTGCTGCGGGCTGACCGCCGACGGCATGACCGCGTACGACCTGGAGGACGCCGCGATCAAACGCGCGGTGATCGCCTCCGCCCATCGGGTCATCGCGTTGGCCGACCCGTCGAAGTTGACCCGGACCGCGCTGGCCTACGTGGCTCCGGTCTCCGCGATCGACCTGGTCATCACGACCGACGACGCCCCCGAGGAGCACACCGACGCCCTGACCACAGCCGGCACGATCGTGCATCGGGTGTGA
- a CDS encoding Rossmann-fold NAD(P)-binding domain-containing protein, translating into MRTVVIAGGTRGIGRALAASIDANVIALGSADADLTSMRQTRELIDRLPDRIDTLILSAGRFSRRRIVTDEGHERTFAIGALARHLLADGLRPALERSPNPMILNLCGVGGIRAGHLHWDDLTLTRGYSLFAATMQVARANDLLGAGFADRYPGSPIRYVLYNPLFVDSGMHRNFDQPMRAVIGGAARLFGESTTRAAARLKPLLDAPPTAPLTALRRGRPVPLPDSTDAARLYDVIQPTQK; encoded by the coding sequence ATGCGCACTGTGGTGATCGCGGGCGGGACCCGCGGAATCGGCCGAGCCCTGGCCGCGTCGATCGATGCGAACGTGATCGCGTTGGGCAGCGCCGACGCCGACCTGACGTCGATGCGGCAGACCCGCGAACTGATCGACCGGCTACCCGACCGGATCGACACCCTGATCCTGTCGGCCGGACGATTCTCCCGGCGGCGGATCGTGACCGACGAGGGCCACGAGCGGACCTTCGCGATCGGCGCTCTGGCCCGCCACCTGCTGGCCGACGGCCTGCGCCCGGCCCTGGAACGCAGCCCGAACCCGATGATCCTCAACCTGTGCGGGGTCGGTGGCATCCGGGCGGGCCACCTGCACTGGGACGATCTGACACTGACCCGCGGCTACTCGCTGTTCGCCGCGACGATGCAGGTTGCCCGGGCCAACGACCTGCTCGGCGCCGGATTCGCCGACCGCTATCCGGGCAGCCCGATCCGGTACGTCCTGTACAACCCGCTGTTCGTCGACAGTGGCATGCACCGCAACTTCGACCAGCCGATGCGGGCCGTGATCGGCGGCGCCGCGAGGTTGTTCGGCGAGTCCACGACGAGGGCCGCGGCCCGGCTGAAACCGCTGCTGGACGCTCCGCCGACCGCCCCGCTGACCGCGCTGCGCCGCGGGCGACCGGTGCCGCTGCCCGACTCGACCGATGCCGCGCGCCTGTACGACGTGATCCAGCCCACCCAAAAATGA
- a CDS encoding HAD family hydrolase, with amino-acid sequence MTAVPEAMLFDLFGVIALTQSAESEQALASIAGAPVDDFLDAYWRPRAPYDRGELTAADYWRQVAADLGAVFDDDRVGALVTADVASWAGVDEAMVAYVERAAASAVRLGLLSNIPEDLAADFERRHRWLRCFEVVAFSCRTGLAKPDPEAYLHCCREFGLAPERVLFIDDRTENVRAAERLGMAARLFTGGSEDPFEGGLPLQ; translated from the coding sequence GTGACGGCCGTGCCCGAGGCGATGCTGTTCGACCTGTTCGGCGTGATCGCGCTGACCCAGTCCGCCGAGTCCGAGCAGGCCCTGGCCTCGATCGCCGGTGCCCCGGTCGACGACTTCCTGGACGCCTACTGGCGGCCGCGCGCCCCCTACGACCGTGGGGAGCTCACCGCTGCCGACTATTGGCGGCAGGTCGCGGCCGACCTCGGCGCCGTCTTCGACGACGACCGGGTCGGCGCACTGGTCACCGCGGACGTGGCGAGCTGGGCGGGCGTCGACGAGGCCATGGTGGCGTACGTCGAACGGGCCGCGGCCTCAGCCGTACGCCTGGGTCTGCTCTCCAACATCCCGGAGGACCTGGCGGCCGATTTCGAACGCCGGCACCGCTGGTTGCGGTGTTTCGAGGTGGTCGCCTTCTCCTGCCGGACCGGGCTCGCGAAGCCGGATCCGGAGGCCTACCTGCACTGTTGCCGCGAGTTCGGCCTGGCACCGGAGCGGGTGCTGTTCATCGACGACCGCACGGAGAACGTGCGGGCCGCCGAGCGTCTCGGGATGGCCGCCCGGCTGTTCACCGGTGGATCAGAGGACCCGTTCGAGGGCGGCCTCCCACTGCAGTGA
- a CDS encoding DUF2332 domain-containing protein: protein MGVTTAETYAEFAAREAHGVSPIYERLSRAVAGDATIHELLETVPEAKRQPNLLFGVVRLLGGPVDDPAAFRDFTVARWAEIAPNLRGRATQTNEPGRCAVLLPVLLRLPQPLALLEVGASAGLGLYPDRYSYRYGDRRLGTGGPVLECDLTGVEAPDRLPEVVWRAGLDLNPLRVTDSDDVAWLDALIWPEHEHRRARLTTAAAIAAADPPHLIRGDLVDDLPALVAQAPAGATLVIFHTSVLYQVPDDRRQAFEELVQTLPGHRISVEAPGVVPFGDLPPAPDDTLHNVVALDGVPLAWARGHGQAMSWFAG, encoded by the coding sequence GTGGGAGTGACGACCGCTGAGACCTATGCCGAGTTCGCCGCCCGGGAGGCCCACGGGGTCTCCCCCATCTATGAGCGCCTGTCGCGGGCTGTCGCCGGTGACGCGACGATCCACGAGTTGCTGGAGACGGTTCCGGAGGCCAAGCGTCAGCCGAACCTGCTGTTCGGGGTGGTGCGGCTGCTCGGTGGACCGGTCGACGATCCGGCCGCCTTCCGTGACTTCACGGTGGCGCGCTGGGCGGAGATCGCACCGAACCTGCGTGGCCGGGCGACTCAGACGAACGAGCCGGGTCGATGTGCGGTGCTCCTGCCCGTACTGCTGAGGTTGCCGCAACCGCTCGCCCTGCTGGAGGTCGGCGCGTCGGCCGGGCTGGGGCTTTATCCCGATCGGTATTCCTACCGTTACGGTGACCGGCGGCTCGGGACCGGCGGTCCGGTCCTGGAGTGCGATCTGACCGGAGTCGAGGCGCCGGACCGGTTGCCGGAGGTGGTGTGGCGGGCCGGCCTGGATCTCAACCCGCTGCGGGTGACCGATTCCGATGATGTCGCGTGGCTGGACGCGTTGATCTGGCCGGAGCACGAGCATCGCCGGGCGCGATTGACGACGGCCGCTGCGATCGCCGCCGCCGATCCGCCGCACCTGATCCGTGGCGATCTGGTCGACGACCTGCCGGCCCTGGTGGCGCAGGCGCCGGCCGGGGCGACCCTGGTGATCTTCCATACGTCGGTGCTGTACCAGGTCCCGGACGATCGTCGGCAGGCGTTCGAGGAGCTGGTCCAGACACTGCCCGGGCACCGGATCTCGGTCGAGGCGCCGGGTGTGGTGCCGTTCGGGGATCTGCCGCCGGCCCCGGACGACACGCTGCACAATGTGGTCGCCCTGGACGGGGTGCCGCTGGCCTGGGCCCGCGGGCACGGTCAGGCGATGTCCTGGTTCGCGGGCTGA
- a CDS encoding GNAT family N-acetyltransferase — MAGYRLRPLRVGDAVGERLGSAEWSLVADAGDGTVAGWASLRSWTEDDGVHLFLTQGHVRAADRRRGLGGLLLDASEAAAARLSEQRRLGGPVMLGGNADDGQDDRAALLASRGYARIFTMIWMRRDASPVPRKDLPEGIAVRNATVDDAGDLWRLAQRAWAGRPFVSLPSRERLRDWLHRSDRSSFLVATSGERIAGFVAVHGDEVEDVAVDPDFQRRGLASALLTRALADLGGPARLRTEAHDPAGARTLYERLGFRVATSHHRYRKPLR; from the coding sequence ATGGCGGGCTATCGGCTGCGGCCGTTGCGGGTGGGCGATGCCGTCGGTGAGCGGCTCGGGTCGGCGGAGTGGTCGCTGGTGGCCGACGCCGGCGACGGGACGGTCGCCGGGTGGGCCTCGTTGCGGTCGTGGACCGAGGATGACGGCGTCCATCTGTTCCTGACCCAGGGGCATGTGCGGGCCGCCGACCGGCGACGGGGGCTCGGTGGGCTCCTGCTCGACGCCAGTGAGGCGGCCGCGGCGAGACTGTCCGAGCAACGGCGGCTCGGTGGGCCGGTGATGCTCGGTGGCAACGCCGACGACGGACAGGACGACCGGGCGGCACTGCTGGCCAGCCGGGGTTATGCGCGGATCTTCACGATGATCTGGATGCGGCGGGACGCTTCGCCCGTACCGCGGAAGGATCTGCCGGAAGGGATCGCGGTCCGCAACGCGACCGTGGACGATGCCGGGGATCTGTGGCGGCTCGCGCAGCGGGCGTGGGCCGGGCGGCCGTTCGTGAGCCTGCCGTCGCGGGAGCGGCTGCGGGACTGGCTGCACCGCTCGGATCGGTCGTCGTTCCTGGTGGCGACGTCGGGGGAGCGGATCGCCGGGTTCGTGGCGGTGCACGGCGACGAGGTCGAGGACGTCGCCGTCGATCCGGACTTTCAGCGGCGCGGGCTGGCGTCGGCGCTGCTCACCCGGGCGCTGGCGGATCTCGGCGGGCCGGCCCGGCTACGGACCGAGGCGCACGATCCGGCGGGCGCCCGGACACTCTACGAGCGGCTGGGCTTCCGGGTGGCGACGAGTCATCACCGGTATCGCAAGCCGTTGCGGTAG
- a CDS encoding DUF6891 domain-containing protein, whose protein sequence is MSAWVYNDRPDGVSFLPARITDPARTEIEEEIWTWIVRGEDDPAEFVDYLEDDEERHGLTDEELTAAYEKALTVRRDQQRSWGEIRSNLTRAFDELNSVGVLARENFSCCGTCASAEIHDERDDSRHWHGYVWYHQQDTDSLIADPNGSVYLGYGVYPPVDFDEDAYEKLSDEDKQAAYQIDLEHLMDDVVFPTLQRHGMQVVWNRDQAKRILVTGARWYAPLD, encoded by the coding sequence ATGAGTGCTTGGGTCTACAACGACCGCCCCGACGGTGTGAGCTTCCTGCCCGCCCGGATCACCGATCCGGCCCGCACCGAGATCGAGGAGGAGATCTGGACCTGGATCGTCCGGGGCGAGGACGACCCGGCCGAGTTCGTCGACTACCTCGAGGACGACGAGGAGCGGCACGGCCTCACCGACGAGGAGCTGACCGCGGCGTACGAGAAGGCGCTCACCGTCCGCCGCGATCAGCAACGGTCATGGGGTGAGATCCGCAGCAACCTGACGCGCGCCTTCGACGAGCTGAACTCGGTGGGCGTGCTGGCCCGGGAGAATTTCAGCTGCTGCGGCACCTGCGCGTCGGCGGAGATCCACGACGAGCGCGACGACTCCCGGCACTGGCACGGCTACGTCTGGTACCACCAGCAGGACACCGACTCGCTGATCGCCGACCCGAACGGCTCGGTGTATCTGGGCTACGGGGTGTATCCGCCGGTCGACTTCGACGAGGACGCCTACGAGAAGCTCTCCGATGAGGACAAGCAGGCCGCGTACCAGATCGACCTGGAACACCTGATGGACGACGTGGTCTTCCCGACCCTGCAACGCCACGGCATGCAGGTCGTCTGGAACCGTGACCAGGCCAAACGCATCCTGGTCACGGGCGCCCGCTGGTACGCGCCACTGGACTGA